A region of Neovison vison isolate M4711 chromosome 7, ASM_NN_V1, whole genome shotgun sequence DNA encodes the following proteins:
- the C7H16orf46 gene encoding uncharacterized protein C16orf46 homolog, producing MDLCQKNETESENSENNEIHSPEETELTYTCLDERSEKNHVCCLLSISDITLEQDEKAIESVIGTGWEEAVQGWGRTSPTACIWPRKKLKKARVGEGAGSCLLCGSLSQGSAEARPQAEAEKLGSGAPAEVGLENDQGSPSQTRGTSLGSTTATSREVSKICFPRCGQGEKKSLQIKEFMWCKEDWATPEALRGKDPRSPSRGLSISDSLTSRALLVLPPLKASLPNGLDVLGKKSKNFLPPEEKVLSVEKDECVSCAYGLKTVDGKGEKRPIELANHPKVNDTLPFPPRVAPTSLLAHQERCCLHWSLLPEKNLVCPPDPSNVRYLATVRLLQKHGVQNYKAKFKAREPRPPANTQKCILTEAKQEHRPQTLETKVFPRTLLPSLTVSRVVIPVSAHRLL from the exons ATGGATCTCTGTCAGAAAAATGAGACGGAATCagaaaatagtgaaaataatgaaattcacAGCCCAGAAGAAACAGAATTAACCTATACTTGCCTGGAtgaaagaagtgaaaagaatCATGTTTGTTGTCTTCTCAGTATCAGTGACATTACGCTTGAACAAGATGAAAAAGCCATCGAATCTGTCATCGGAACGGGGTGGGAAGAAGCT GTCCAAGGCTGGGGAAGGACTTCTCCAACTGCCTGCATCTGGCCCAGGAAGAAGCTTAAAAAGGCGAGGGTGGGAGAAGGTGCCGGTAGCTGCTTACTCTGTGGCAGTCTCTCCCAAGGGAGCGCTGAGGCCAGGCCTCAGGCGGAGGCGGAGAAGTTGGGGTCAGGGGCTCCTGCTGAGGTGGGTCTGGAGAATGATCAAGGCAGCCCCTCCCAGACTCGGGGAACCTCTCTGGGCTCCACCACCGCCACCTCCAGGGAGGTTAGCAAGATCTGCTTTCCCCGCTGCGgtcagggagagaaaaagagtctGCAAATAAAGGAGTTTATGTGGTGCAAGGAAGACTGGGCCACCCCTGAGGCTCTTCGGGGCAAGGACCCCAGAAGCCCCAGCAGAGGTCTCTCCATCTCAGACTCCTTGACTTCCAGGGCCCTTTTAGTTCTGCCTCCCCTGAAGGCTTCACTCCCAAATGGCTTGGATGTTCTGGGTAAGAAGAGTAAGAACTTCTTGCCGCCGGAGGAGAAGGTGCTGAGTGTGGAAAAGGATGAGTGTGTGTCTTGTGCATATGGATTGAAAACAGTTGATGGGAAAGGTGAAAAGAGACCCATTGAGCTGGCCAATCACCCCAAGGTCAATGACACACTGCCTTTTCCTCCCCGGGTGGCCCCGACATCCCTGCTGGCGCATCAGGAGCGGTGCTGCCTGCACTGGTCCCTCCTGCCTGAGAAAAACCTGGTGTGCCCTCCTGACCCCAGCAACGTGCGCTACCTCGCCACCGTGCGGCTTTTGCAGAAACACGGAGTACAGAACTACAAAGCCAAATTCAAAGCCAGGGAGCCAAGGCCTCCCGCCAACACCCAAAAGTGCATTCTCACGGAGGCCAAGCAGGAACACAGGCCCCAAACGTTGGAGACCAAAGTGTTCCCGAGAACTCTCTTGCCGTCCCTCACCGTGAGCAGAGTTGTCATTCCTGTCTCCGCTCACAGGCTGCTCTGA